One part of the Bacteroidia bacterium genome encodes these proteins:
- a CDS encoding biotin--[acetyl-CoA-carboxylase] ligase — MSDTLFSGKHAIRLEEIPSTNTYAQELLKENTPEGTLVLAYKQSAGRGQKGNVWLTEAGLNLTFSIIYYPKFLLAKQVFLLSKITSIALRDTLTELLPMQEVDIKWPNDMLLNKKKVAGILIENQLEGSRVGSSVIGVGLNVNQPAFPEEIQHKATSMYQAQERKFDTEKVLQMFLSQLERRYLELKNIGSSTIDQLYVRYLIGYQEEMSFHKEGEEFRGMIVGVDERGRLAIAEGQKLNYYDFKEISFLYQ, encoded by the coding sequence ATGTCTGATACTTTATTTAGCGGAAAGCATGCCATACGTTTGGAGGAAATTCCTTCAACCAATACCTATGCGCAGGAGTTGTTGAAGGAAAATACACCGGAAGGGACGCTGGTTTTAGCCTATAAACAAAGTGCAGGAAGGGGGCAGAAAGGCAATGTCTGGCTTACAGAAGCTGGCTTGAATCTGACCTTTAGTATCATTTATTATCCTAAGTTCCTCCTTGCGAAACAGGTCTTTTTATTGTCTAAGATTACCAGCATCGCTTTGCGAGATACCTTGACGGAGCTATTGCCTATGCAGGAAGTTGACATAAAATGGCCCAACGATATGCTACTCAATAAAAAGAAGGTAGCTGGAATACTCATCGAAAATCAATTAGAAGGGAGTCGAGTGGGAAGCAGTGTGATAGGAGTTGGCTTAAATGTAAATCAGCCTGCTTTTCCTGAGGAGATTCAACACAAAGCTACTTCGATGTATCAGGCGCAGGAAAGGAAGTTTGACACCGAAAAGGTCCTGCAAATGTTTCTGTCTCAATTGGAGCGTCGTTATCTGGAACTAAAAAATATCGGTAGTTCAACCATAGACCAGCTGTATGTTCGTTATCTCATTGGCTACCAGGAAGAGATGAGCTTCCATAAAGAAGGAGAGGAATTTCGAGGGATGATTGTTGGGGTAGATGAAAGAGGGCGACTTGCCATAGCTGAAGGGCAAAAGCTCAATTACTATGACTTCAAGGAAATCTCCTTTCTTTATCAATAA
- the rsfS gene encoding ribosome silencing factor has translation MTKILLDAQALSDLAVQGLQEIKGKSIIRMDLRESDGAVTDFFIICTGTSDKHVQSLADSVVDFLRKEGERPISKEGTESGEWVLLDYVNVVVHIFQEETRNFYRLESLWGDAKIDTFEDIG, from the coding sequence ATGACAAAAATTCTTCTCGATGCGCAGGCGCTATCCGATCTAGCCGTTCAGGGGCTACAGGAAATCAAAGGTAAATCTATCATCCGCATGGATCTCAGGGAAAGCGATGGCGCAGTTACTGATTTCTTTATCATTTGTACCGGTACTTCAGACAAGCATGTCCAGTCTTTGGCAGACTCAGTTGTAGATTTTCTGCGCAAAGAAGGGGAGAGGCCTATTAGCAAGGAAGGAACCGAGAGCGGAGAGTGGGTTTTGCTGGATTATGTCAATGTAGTTGTACATATTTTCCAGGAAGAAACCCGAAATTTTTACCGACTGGAGTCTCTTTGGGGGGATGCCAAAATCGATACTTTCGAAGACATAGGATAA
- the pyrH gene encoding UMP kinase, with amino-acid sequence MPTKYKRILLKLSGEALIGDKEFGIDDKTLQFYAKQIMEITALGVEVAIVVGGGNIFRGIQGAGTGMGRAHADYMGMLATVINGMALQDALEREGAKCRLQSAIDIEKVCEPYIRRRAVRHLEKGRIVIFGAGTGNPFFTTDTAASLRAIEIDADVVLKGTRVDGVYNADPEKNADATKFDKISFADVLRDRLKVMDMTAFTLCEENKLPIIVFNINDPHALKGIVRGETVGTLVS; translated from the coding sequence ATGCCGACCAAATACAAAAGAATCCTGCTCAAACTTAGTGGCGAAGCCTTGATCGGAGATAAAGAATTTGGCATCGACGACAAGACCCTGCAATTCTATGCAAAACAAATCATGGAAATAACTGCTCTTGGCGTTGAAGTAGCCATCGTAGTTGGTGGAGGAAATATCTTCAGAGGTATACAGGGAGCGGGTACAGGAATGGGCCGTGCACATGCAGATTATATGGGAATGCTTGCCACCGTTATCAATGGCATGGCCTTACAGGATGCCCTGGAAAGAGAAGGAGCCAAATGTCGTTTGCAATCCGCCATTGATATAGAAAAAGTTTGTGAACCCTATATCAGAAGAAGAGCCGTAAGGCATTTGGAGAAAGGAAGAATCGTGATCTTTGGAGCAGGAACCGGGAATCCCTTCTTTACCACAGATACAGCGGCCAGTTTGAGAGCCATCGAAATTGATGCGGATGTAGTGCTGAAAGGAACGAGAGTAGACGGGGTTTACAATGCCGATCCAGAGAAGAATGCCGATGCAACCAAATTCGATAAGATTTCCTTTGCAGATGTGCTACGTGATAGGCTAAAGGTTATGGATATGACAGCTTTCACGCTTTGCGAAGAAAACAAACTTCCTATCATTGTATTTAACATCAATGATCCCCATGCCCTCAAAGGCATCGTTCGGGGTGAAACGGTCGGTACCCTGGTAAGCTAA
- a CDS encoding class I SAM-dependent methyltransferase encodes MKLYAPRDWKSYEFIDSGNGEKLERFGKYTLRRPEPQAVWSKQLPEKDWKKLTDARFVQEGSHSGKWEKAPGMKEQWYINYQYKGMKLRFRLGLTAFKHVGIFPEQAVNWNYIYENSKRIPNARVLNLFAYTGGASLAARAGGANVIHCDSIRNVLNWANENMQASGLSDIRWLLEDAFTFVKREAKRGKQYEGIILDPPAWGHGPKGEKWKLEEMVNELTSAVAQILHPDKSFLVFNSYSLGFSSLVLKNLVESHFPKKRAQKAEFGELFLPERSGRKMPMGVFTRFS; translated from the coding sequence ATGAAACTGTATGCACCTCGGGATTGGAAGTCCTACGAATTTATCGATAGTGGGAATGGCGAAAAGCTGGAACGATTTGGGAAGTACACCCTACGAAGACCTGAGCCTCAGGCCGTTTGGAGTAAACAACTTCCGGAAAAAGACTGGAAGAAGTTGACGGATGCTCGCTTTGTACAGGAAGGAAGTCATTCGGGGAAATGGGAGAAAGCTCCGGGCATGAAGGAGCAATGGTACATCAATTATCAGTATAAGGGAATGAAGCTTCGGTTTCGTCTGGGCCTGACTGCTTTTAAGCATGTCGGCATATTTCCTGAGCAGGCAGTAAACTGGAACTACATCTACGAGAATAGCAAACGCATACCCAATGCCCGGGTGTTAAATCTCTTTGCCTATACAGGGGGAGCTTCTCTGGCAGCGAGAGCTGGAGGAGCCAATGTCATTCATTGTGATTCTATCCGCAATGTCCTCAATTGGGCTAATGAGAATATGCAGGCCAGTGGACTCAGTGATATTCGCTGGTTGTTGGAAGATGCCTTTACGTTTGTGAAAAGGGAAGCCAAACGAGGAAAGCAGTATGAGGGCATTATCCTTGATCCTCCAGCATGGGGACATGGTCCGAAGGGTGAGAAATGGAAATTGGAAGAAATGGTCAATGAGCTTACCTCAGCCGTTGCTCAAATCCTCCATCCGGATAAAAGCTTTCTGGTCTTCAATAGTTATTCTCTTGGCTTTTCTTCTTTAGTCCTTAAAAACCTGGTAGAAAGTCATTTCCCAAAGAAGCGAGCTCAAAAGGCAGAGTTTGGGGAACTCTTCCTACCCGAAAGATCGGGAAGGAAAATGCCCATGGGTGTTTTTACACGTTTTTCTTGA
- the tsf gene encoding translation elongation factor Ts: MAITAQEVNRLRKATGAGMMDCKKALTEADGDFDKAVDILRKKGQKVSAKRADRDAKEGAIFVNANGDGTEAVLIELNCETDFVARNDDFVALGNGIAGVAASEKPADLAALKALPLNGTPIGDELTNAMGKIGEKIDVSKYAHISGDQVVSYIHPGSRVGVVVAFDGSTSGDVAAVGKDIAMQIAAMKPVAVDKDGVNQEIIDKEMEIGKEQARQSGKPDNIVEKIAMGKLNKFFKEQTLLNQDFVKDTSKSVGQYIKDELGGDISVKDFKLLVLGAS, translated from the coding sequence ATGGCAATTACTGCACAAGAAGTAAATCGGTTGCGCAAGGCTACCGGCGCAGGCATGATGGACTGTAAAAAAGCTTTGACTGAGGCAGACGGAGATTTTGACAAAGCAGTGGACATCCTCCGTAAGAAAGGACAAAAAGTATCTGCCAAGCGTGCAGACCGTGACGCAAAAGAAGGTGCAATTTTCGTAAACGCGAATGGAGACGGAACTGAAGCAGTATTGATAGAGCTAAATTGCGAAACGGATTTTGTTGCTCGTAATGATGACTTCGTTGCCCTGGGTAATGGAATCGCAGGAGTAGCAGCTAGCGAAAAGCCTGCTGATCTGGCGGCTTTGAAAGCCCTTCCTCTCAATGGTACTCCTATTGGTGATGAACTTACCAATGCCATGGGTAAGATTGGAGAGAAAATAGATGTTAGCAAATATGCGCACATCAGCGGTGATCAGGTTGTATCCTACATCCACCCTGGATCCAGAGTGGGAGTTGTAGTTGCATTTGATGGAAGTACTTCCGGAGATGTAGCAGCTGTAGGGAAAGATATCGCCATGCAAATTGCAGCGATGAAGCCTGTTGCAGTAGATAAAGATGGAGTAAACCAGGAGATTATCGACAAAGAAATGGAGATCGGCAAAGAGCAAGCTCGTCAGTCCGGTAAACCAGATAACATTGTTGAAAAAATCGCTATGGGTAAACTCAACAAATTCTTTAAAGAGCAAACCTTGTTGAACCAGGACTTTGTGAAAGATACTTCCAAGTCTGTAGGTCAATACATAAAAGACGAACTCGGAGGAGATATCTCAGTAAAAGATTTCAAACTTCTTGTACTGGGAGCTTCCTGA
- a CDS encoding type III pantothenate kinase gives MTFYLSIDIGNTRTKLGLFDDAGEMQGEVSAFLTKEGQKPWRTFLDKIPKDADLHVGWISTGDAPAYIQASPVWRRFEKKIHFYPITSQSELPIGNDYSTPKTLGTDRIISVIAACNQSPGQPVLVVDAGTAITYDFADASARYKGGAISPGIRMRLQALHTFTAKLPLETPEIDTPWLGDSTRTSILSGVIHGARAEIEGKINGYKQRYGDETQIYITGGDAIFFENHLKNINFADSNLILKGIYQVLRFKSAL, from the coding sequence ATGACATTCTATCTAAGCATCGACATTGGTAACACCCGTACCAAGCTGGGACTGTTTGATGACGCGGGAGAAATGCAGGGAGAAGTATCTGCTTTCCTTACAAAAGAAGGACAAAAACCCTGGAGAACTTTCCTGGACAAAATCCCTAAAGATGCAGATTTGCATGTCGGTTGGATCAGTACGGGTGATGCACCTGCTTACATCCAGGCTTCTCCGGTCTGGCGGAGATTTGAAAAGAAAATTCATTTTTATCCCATCACTTCTCAAAGTGAATTGCCTATCGGAAATGATTACAGTACCCCAAAAACCCTGGGGACTGATCGTATCATTTCAGTCATAGCTGCATGCAACCAAAGTCCTGGGCAGCCCGTCTTGGTGGTGGATGCAGGCACAGCTATAACCTATGATTTTGCAGATGCATCCGCGAGATACAAAGGAGGAGCAATATCACCTGGCATACGAATGAGACTACAAGCTTTGCATACCTTTACGGCTAAATTACCCCTCGAAACCCCTGAAATAGATACGCCCTGGCTCGGAGATAGTACCCGAACCAGCATCTTATCTGGTGTTATTCATGGAGCGAGAGCAGAAATAGAGGGAAAAATAAATGGATACAAGCAACGCTATGGGGATGAAACACAGATATATATAACAGGTGGTGATGCGATCTTCTTTGAAAATCACTTGAAAAACATCAACTTTGCAGACTCAAATTTAATACTTAAGGGCATCTATCAAGTCCTTCGCTTCAAATCAGCTCTATGA
- a CDS encoding serine hydrolase, whose amino-acid sequence MNTLKFFIAFLASFICLQQSRAQNFSADSLKAYAEQQLSDYSVPALAIAIVDKDSLLFSQGFGLNNIEKGQAANSETLFGIGSISKSFTALAVGMLVSDGKMDWDDKVKKYLPYFELYDPYVSDNFTIRDLLTHRSGLKDVSGGSLWYHSDFSRKEIIKRMKYLKPVSGFREKTAYQNIMYLVAGEVVAAVSGMTYDAFIKSRIFDPLNMKHTVSLAADREGSQNIARPHIDYEGKKILIVQEKGDNLAAGGFIYSSANDMARYMRFMLNKGIVGQDTLIHAREMSEILKPQVIYQISGPPLQNEFSSYGFGWWLTPKNGHKIVEHSGGIDGMSANLVMISDLNYGVIVLSNTSSPASFVITTNLIGKKLGNDEMVKFSNIIKMYYDRNLVREEELKQKRKDSQIKNTQMSLEAEKYTGTYRDKMYGDVYVSLENKELQLRFSHTPLFSGKLEHWHYDTFNMNWSDPRVPDGFITFVLGSDGEVSELKIDQENLLDVDFSEISLKKVQE is encoded by the coding sequence ATGAACACGCTTAAATTTTTCATTGCTTTTTTGGCAAGCTTTATCTGTTTGCAACAAAGCAGAGCGCAGAACTTTTCTGCCGATTCCCTGAAGGCATATGCTGAGCAGCAATTGTCTGATTATTCTGTACCTGCTTTAGCCATTGCCATTGTTGATAAAGATTCCTTGCTCTTTTCTCAAGGTTTTGGATTAAACAATATTGAGAAAGGTCAAGCAGCCAATTCAGAAACTCTTTTTGGTATAGGATCCATTTCTAAGTCATTTACAGCACTGGCTGTAGGCATGTTGGTTAGTGATGGGAAAATGGATTGGGATGATAAGGTTAAGAAATACCTTCCCTACTTTGAACTCTATGATCCTTATGTAAGTGATAATTTCACCATCCGAGATCTTTTGACACATAGAAGTGGGCTAAAGGATGTAAGTGGGGGAAGCCTTTGGTATCATTCTGATTTTAGTCGAAAAGAGATTATCAAACGCATGAAATACCTGAAACCCGTTTCAGGATTCCGGGAAAAAACCGCCTATCAGAATATCATGTATTTGGTCGCGGGAGAGGTCGTCGCAGCTGTGAGTGGAATGACCTATGATGCATTTATCAAAAGTCGGATTTTTGATCCGCTGAACATGAAGCATACAGTAAGCCTGGCAGCAGATAGAGAAGGAAGTCAAAACATCGCTCGACCTCATATCGACTATGAAGGAAAAAAGATCCTCATCGTTCAGGAGAAAGGAGATAATCTTGCCGCAGGTGGTTTCATTTATTCCAGCGCTAATGATATGGCTCGTTATATGAGGTTTATGTTGAATAAGGGAATCGTAGGACAGGATACCCTTATACATGCTCGGGAAATGAGTGAGATTCTCAAACCTCAGGTAATCTATCAGATCTCAGGCCCGCCTCTTCAGAATGAATTTAGTTCTTATGGCTTTGGTTGGTGGCTCACTCCTAAAAATGGGCATAAAATTGTCGAACATAGCGGAGGCATAGATGGGATGAGTGCCAATCTTGTTATGATCTCAGACCTCAACTACGGAGTAATAGTCTTATCAAATACCAGTTCTCCTGCTTCTTTCGTAATTACCACCAATTTAATTGGTAAAAAACTCGGAAATGATGAGATGGTGAAATTCAGCAACATCATTAAGATGTATTACGATCGAAATCTAGTCAGAGAGGAAGAATTGAAACAAAAGAGAAAGGATTCGCAGATCAAGAATACACAGATGTCCCTGGAAGCAGAGAAATATACAGGAACTTATCGCGATAAAATGTATGGAGACGTTTATGTCAGTCTGGAAAATAAGGAATTGCAGCTAAGGTTTTCTCATACTCCATTATTTAGTGGAAAGCTGGAACATTGGCATTATGATACCTTCAATATGAATTGGTCAGATCCCAGAGTTCCTGATGGTTTCATCACCTTTGTTTTGGGTTCGGATGGAGAGGTAAGCGAATTGAAGATTGATCAGGAGAATCTTCTGGATGTTGATTTTAGCGAAATCAGCCTCAAAAAAGTACAGGAATAA
- a CDS encoding enoyl-CoA hydratase/isomerase family protein has protein sequence MNTLSAIKKKGYDILQLNRGRSNPINHEMVREIRAYLKEKLTDESTRGVILNGNTDGFFSVGLDLKELFYFDEKQIVSFWEDWDAMVYELAMFPKPMIAAINGYSPAGGCVLAITCDYRIMSAGEKFLIGLNETAVGIVMPEYIYQLAAFWMGKRQAYHNLLRGKLLSVEEAKAQHLIDEVCEMEEVLPRAEKEMQKLLRSPDNLLINSKANMKKELWDRLNGIEQAAVELKLKAWFDPKSRAVMQMIVQQLEKK, from the coding sequence ATGAATACGCTATCAGCTATAAAAAAGAAGGGCTACGATATCCTCCAATTAAACAGAGGCCGCTCAAATCCCATCAACCATGAGATGGTCAGGGAGATTCGTGCCTATTTAAAAGAAAAGCTTACTGACGAAAGTACCCGTGGGGTCATCCTTAATGGAAATACGGATGGCTTTTTTAGTGTAGGCCTGGACTTGAAAGAACTTTTCTATTTTGATGAAAAGCAAATCGTCAGTTTCTGGGAAGATTGGGATGCGATGGTCTATGAATTGGCGATGTTTCCCAAACCCATGATAGCTGCAATCAATGGCTATAGCCCAGCAGGAGGATGCGTACTGGCCATTACCTGTGATTACCGGATTATGTCAGCAGGAGAGAAATTTTTGATTGGGCTAAATGAAACGGCAGTTGGAATTGTGATGCCTGAATATATCTATCAGTTAGCCGCCTTTTGGATGGGCAAAAGACAGGCTTATCACAATTTGCTAAGAGGGAAACTTCTTTCTGTGGAGGAAGCCAAAGCCCAGCATTTGATAGATGAAGTCTGTGAAATGGAGGAAGTCCTGCCGCGAGCAGAAAAAGAAATGCAAAAACTTCTTCGCAGCCCGGATAATCTTCTCATCAATTCCAAAGCGAATATGAAAAAGGAATTGTGGGACCGTTTGAATGGGATTGAACAAGCAGCAGTAGAATTGAAGCTCAAAGCCTGGTTTGATCCTAAATCAAGGGCGGTCATGCAAATGATCGTACAGCAATTGGAGAAGAAATAA
- a CDS encoding dipeptide epimerase, with protein MKITRIEVIRDGLDLLRPYTIAYKTTSAIDVCLVKVHTDTKHIGLGSANPSPYVVGEDMDACIAALSPENTERFIGRDIRDLQMMLHELHEIYPKNPGAKVALDLAFYDLMGKYLDIPVVKMLGQHIDGLATSITIGIKNVEDTVEEAQEYYDRGFKILKVKLGHSLEEDLERLRKLRETFGNKMGIRVDANQGYTLEDLKVFHAKTQDMDLELVEQATPADDLALMQSLPEEIKKTIAADESLVDAKDAWKLVTPPGACGIFNIKLMKCGGIHQALRIAEVARLSGRDLMWGCNDESIVSIAGALHVAFSCEHTKYIDLDGSLDLSRDFVRGGFSLEEGVMRPTDAPGLGCTLLD; from the coding sequence ATGAAAATCACCCGCATAGAAGTTATCAGAGATGGACTGGATTTACTCCGTCCATACACCATTGCTTATAAAACGACCAGCGCCATTGATGTCTGTCTGGTGAAGGTGCATACAGATACCAAGCACATTGGTTTGGGATCAGCAAACCCCAGTCCCTATGTTGTAGGGGAAGATATGGATGCCTGTATAGCGGCCCTTTCGCCCGAAAATACGGAGCGCTTTATTGGCAGAGATATTCGGGATCTGCAAATGATGCTTCACGAACTCCATGAAATCTATCCCAAAAATCCGGGAGCGAAAGTTGCCCTGGATTTGGCTTTCTACGACCTCATGGGGAAGTATCTGGATATCCCTGTTGTAAAAATGCTGGGACAGCATATTGACGGACTGGCAACTTCCATTACCATAGGAATTAAAAATGTGGAAGATACCGTCGAAGAAGCCCAGGAATATTATGATAGGGGATTTAAAATTCTCAAAGTAAAACTCGGACATTCATTAGAAGAAGACCTTGAGCGTTTGAGGAAATTGAGGGAGACCTTTGGCAATAAAATGGGCATACGTGTGGATGCCAATCAGGGCTATACCCTGGAAGATTTGAAAGTCTTTCACGCCAAGACGCAGGACATGGACCTGGAACTGGTTGAACAAGCTACGCCGGCTGATGACCTGGCGCTAATGCAATCCTTACCAGAAGAAATCAAAAAGACCATTGCCGCAGATGAAAGTCTTGTGGATGCAAAGGATGCCTGGAAATTAGTTACTCCTCCGGGAGCCTGTGGGATCTTCAATATCAAGTTGATGAAGTGTGGAGGGATTCATCAGGCGCTACGCATTGCAGAAGTTGCTCGATTGAGTGGAAGAGATTTGATGTGGGGCTGTAATGATGAAAGTATCGTTAGTATCGCAGGAGCTTTACATGTAGCTTTTTCTTGTGAGCATACCAAATACATCGACCTCGATGGAAGTCTCGATTTGAGTCGGGACTTTGTGCGTGGAGGCTTCAGCCTGGAAGAGGGAGTCATGAGACCAACAGATGCTCCAGGATTGGGATGTACGCTATTGGATTAG
- a CDS encoding glycosyltransferase family 2 protein, producing the protein MNIQVIIPAFNEADSIHKVVGDIPTELVKEVIVVSNGSTDETEERAKTAGATVLREEQKGYGFACLKGMSYIAAKAKSEQPDIVVFLDGDYSDYPEEMKDLIKPIIEEDYDLVIGSRALGERERGSMQPQQIFGNWLATTLIKLLYKVKFSDLGPFRAIKYEKLLAIDMKDTTYGWTVEMQVKAAKLKMKCTEVAVNYRQRIGVSKITGTIKGTILAGYKILWTIFKLL; encoded by the coding sequence ATGAATATCCAGGTCATAATTCCCGCCTTCAATGAGGCAGATTCCATCCACAAGGTTGTGGGGGATATTCCGACTGAGCTGGTAAAAGAAGTGATTGTCGTTAGCAATGGTTCTACAGATGAAACGGAAGAGCGAGCCAAGACTGCAGGAGCTACTGTGTTACGAGAAGAACAAAAAGGCTATGGTTTTGCTTGTTTAAAGGGGATGTCTTACATCGCCGCTAAAGCGAAATCCGAACAGCCGGATATTGTCGTATTTCTGGATGGGGACTATTCAGACTATCCAGAAGAGATGAAGGACCTGATAAAACCCATCATCGAAGAAGACTATGACCTGGTGATAGGTTCGAGGGCTTTAGGAGAAAGAGAAAGAGGTTCTATGCAGCCTCAGCAAATTTTTGGTAACTGGTTGGCCACTACCTTAATCAAATTACTATATAAGGTAAAATTTAGTGACCTCGGCCCATTTCGGGCCATCAAATACGAGAAGTTGCTGGCAATTGATATGAAAGACACTACCTATGGATGGACAGTAGAGATGCAGGTGAAAGCAGCTAAACTGAAAATGAAGTGTACAGAGGTAGCGGTCAATTATCGACAACGGATCGGGGTTTCGAAGATCACTGGGACGATCAAAGGAACCATACTAGCTGGGTACAAAATTCTTTGGACAATTTTCAAACTATTGTAA